A genome region from Candidatus Methylacidiphilales bacterium includes the following:
- a CDS encoding TylF/MycF/NovP-related O-methyltransferase, translated as MKWYDRIHSLLNHAGWQIRRYRPHDPAAEVPDLLPEEREIIRRVSPFTYTGPARLASVLNAVAHCVEQAIPGDIVECGVWRGGSMMAAALQLLRLQDDSRSLWLYDTYTGMTAPTDKDLDLAGRSASTLLGDPLHSEAVACVAGLDDVRQNLHSTGYPGEQTHYIVGPVEKTIPARLPQSIALLRLDTDWYESTRHELEHLYPLLSPGGILILDDYGHWQGARRAADEFFFSLPAAPYLHRIDYTARCLVKPASNSN; from the coding sequence ATGAAATGGTACGACCGCATCCATAGCCTCCTCAACCATGCTGGTTGGCAGATCCGCCGTTACCGGCCGCATGACCCGGCCGCAGAGGTGCCAGACCTTTTGCCCGAGGAACGGGAAATCATCCGCAGGGTATCGCCCTTCACCTATACGGGTCCGGCCCGTTTGGCCTCGGTTCTCAATGCAGTCGCCCACTGCGTGGAACAAGCCATTCCGGGAGACATCGTGGAATGCGGGGTCTGGCGCGGAGGCAGCATGATGGCCGCCGCCCTCCAATTGCTCCGACTCCAGGATGACTCGCGCTCACTCTGGCTTTACGACACTTACACGGGAATGACCGCTCCCACCGACAAGGATCTTGATCTGGCCGGTCGCTCGGCCAGCACGCTTCTTGGAGATCCGCTCCACAGCGAAGCCGTTGCCTGTGTGGCCGGTCTCGACGATGTCCGACAGAATCTCCACTCCACCGGTTATCCCGGGGAGCAAACCCACTACATCGTCGGCCCGGTGGAGAAAACCATTCCGGCCCGGCTGCCTCAATCCATCGCCCTGCTGCGCTTGGATACCGATTGGTATGAGTCGACCCGTCACGAACTGGAACACCTTTACCCGTTGCTGTCACCCGGGGGCATCCTGATTTTGGATGATTACGGACACTGGCAGGGGGCGCGACGCGCGGCCGATGAGTTTTTTTTCTCGCTGCCCGCGGCTCCCTACCTTCACCGAATCGACTATACCGCAAGATGTCTGGTCAAGCCCGCGTCCAACTCCAACTAA
- a CDS encoding class I SAM-dependent methyltransferase — MSSNISARLHLLRIALTRRFIWNDVTALAREYGMDYQDVIGNTGPLDLAGMLTKTQTKQRMPVDLGDPEAFTPQGAPGHFHSEPSVSRFLYQLALSIPAQTIIELGCFTGWSTAHLALAIQQTGGKVWALDPCHRYLDAAHANLKRHQLEGWATWVEGTSLDPSVMEQLPPQAQLIFLDTSHAYPDTRDEILAYAPRLAPGGFLVLHDAVSAPGVRRSLVELKDRFDIHVFASERGHGVAVLRPRSP; from the coding sequence ATGTCATCCAACATTTCCGCCCGCCTTCATCTCCTGCGTATCGCCCTGACCCGTCGCTTCATCTGGAACGATGTGACCGCCTTGGCCCGCGAATACGGCATGGATTACCAGGACGTCATTGGAAACACCGGACCGCTCGATCTGGCCGGAATGCTCACGAAGACGCAGACCAAACAAAGGATGCCCGTGGATCTGGGCGATCCAGAGGCGTTCACCCCGCAAGGAGCACCGGGTCACTTCCATTCCGAACCTTCCGTCTCCCGATTTCTTTATCAATTGGCACTTTCCATTCCTGCGCAGACCATCATCGAACTCGGCTGCTTCACCGGCTGGTCCACCGCGCATCTGGCCCTGGCCATACAACAGACTGGCGGAAAGGTATGGGCCTTGGACCCCTGCCACAGGTATCTCGATGCCGCCCACGCCAATCTCAAACGCCATCAACTCGAAGGCTGGGCCACCTGGGTCGAGGGAACTTCTCTCGATCCTTCGGTGATGGAGCAGCTTCCGCCGCAGGCCCAATTGATCTTTCTCGACACATCCCATGCCTATCCAGACACCCGTGATGAAATCCTGGCCTACGCCCCCCGCCTGGCCCCAGGCGGCTTCCTGGTGCTTCACGATGCGGTCAGCGCTCCCGGGGTCCGTCGTTCTTTGGTGGAATTGAAGGACCGTTTCGACATCCACGTTTTCGCCAGTGAACGCGGACATGGGGTGGCCGTTCTCCGTCCCCGCTCCCCATGA
- a CDS encoding acyltransferase, giving the protein MRIALVRATGVSVGMGAFIGARCEVGLGPAPARRGTLQIGPLAHLDQGVILHPWNGSIIIGSHTFLGPHVVIYGHGGVHIGKDCLIAGHVCIASSNHDIPPMGTLIRSQPDQPLPVRIGDDVWIGFGAIITGGVTIGDGCIIGAGTVVTHDLPTGAIAVGNPARILRHRS; this is encoded by the coding sequence ATGAGAATTGCCCTGGTGCGGGCAACTGGCGTTTCTGTTGGTATGGGTGCTTTCATCGGAGCCCGCTGCGAAGTCGGCCTAGGTCCGGCACCGGCGCGTCGAGGCACCCTCCAGATCGGACCCCTTGCCCACCTTGACCAAGGCGTGATCCTCCATCCGTGGAATGGCAGCATCATCATCGGATCCCACACCTTTCTCGGCCCCCATGTCGTGATCTACGGCCATGGGGGAGTCCATATCGGCAAGGACTGCCTCATTGCCGGACACGTTTGCATTGCTTCTTCCAACCACGACATCCCGCCCATGGGAACCCTGATCCGCAGCCAGCCCGACCAACCTCTCCCGGTACGGATCGGAGACGATGTCTGGATCGGCTTCGGTGCCATCATCACCGGTGGCGTCACCATCGGAGATGGCTGTATCATCGGAGCCGGAACTGTTGTCACCCATGATCTGCCGACGGGTGCCATCGCGGTGGGCAACCCGGCGCGTATCCTGCGCCACAGGTCATGA
- a CDS encoding glycosyltransferase family A protein, which translates to MHPIDAPSSDVTVVIPTTDRPDFLRTALQSVAAQSARPRIRRVLISENRTPARTRSVAGEFSRELPIDFVSHTTPLPPLEHLFYLMDNLEQDGSMAMLHDDDWWMPHHLESALARIGTGCGPSSTYSGYLEARSESSPFGCGSNLMLWFGAGFPDTRHDWNLPKTDMILASLWGTPVRYSTLVAHTDSIRRIMPALRRANPFDNDRLLGVCLAAVGNLTYSPTPSVCIRLHPGQDTHRYDALEQSQNFSQTTHHLLDMLDDPSGFVLLLADRLTNCPDHSIHQILPLLAEPWCYGPLLGRGLLPKDIQALVLPYVPKKPNFFYHLGRLLPPILKDWIARARSKSGKPSRRPPKSQPTPS; encoded by the coding sequence ATGCACCCGATAGACGCCCCCTCATCCGATGTCACTGTGGTCATTCCCACCACTGACCGCCCGGATTTTCTCCGTACCGCCCTCCAATCCGTTGCCGCGCAGTCGGCCCGCCCGCGCATCCGACGCGTCCTCATCTCCGAAAATCGGACTCCGGCCCGCACACGCTCCGTAGCAGGCGAGTTCTCGAGGGAACTTCCCATTGATTTCGTCTCGCACACGACGCCCTTGCCCCCGCTGGAACACCTTTTCTACCTCATGGACAACCTCGAACAGGACGGCTCCATGGCCATGCTGCACGATGACGACTGGTGGATGCCCCATCACCTCGAATCCGCACTGGCCCGCATCGGAACAGGATGCGGTCCATCCTCCACTTATTCGGGCTACCTGGAAGCCAGGTCGGAGTCATCCCCCTTCGGCTGTGGCTCTAATCTCATGCTTTGGTTCGGCGCCGGATTCCCGGACACGAGGCATGACTGGAATCTCCCAAAAACAGACATGATCCTGGCAAGTCTCTGGGGAACCCCGGTCCGCTATTCCACGCTTGTGGCCCACACCGACAGTATACGCAGGATCATGCCCGCATTGCGGCGGGCCAATCCTTTTGACAACGACCGCTTGCTGGGGGTCTGCCTGGCCGCCGTCGGCAATCTGACGTATTCCCCCACGCCCTCGGTCTGCATCAGGTTGCATCCCGGCCAGGACACTCATCGTTACGATGCCTTGGAACAATCACAAAACTTCTCTCAAACAACCCATCATTTGTTGGACATGCTGGATGATCCATCAGGGTTTGTTTTGCTGTTAGCAGACCGACTGACCAACTGCCCTGACCATTCCATCCATCAGATTCTGCCCCTGCTGGCAGAGCCGTGGTGTTATGGACCCCTCCTCGGTCGTGGTCTCCTGCCGAAAGATATCCAGGCGCTTGTCCTTCCCTATGTTCCAAAAAAGCCAAATTTCTTTTACCACCTGGGCCGCCTGCTGCCTCCGATCCTTAAAGACTGGATCGCTCGGGCACGTTCCAAGTCGGGTAAACCCAGCCGGCGCCCCCCAAAAAGCCAGCCAACACCTTCATGA
- a CDS encoding polysaccharide ABC transporter ATP-binding protein produces MSAPVISVENLGKDYILTHQGGEASYRTLRETLSGLFRKPEPKNRKSEIFQALNDVSFEVRQGEVLGIIGRNGAGKSTLLKILSRITEPTRGRVRLRGRVASLLEVGTGFHPELTGRENIFLNGAILGMNRAEIRNKFDEIVAFAEVEKFLDTPVKHYSSGMYVRLAFAVAAHLEPEILIIDEVLAVGDTQFQKKCLGKMQSVSKNEGRSVLFVSHNLGIVSNLCSRVLLLKSGQLALQGPPGPVIAESIGTIASTGGRISWENDPIATRSNLSIRSAQIVCEGRTCVDVPIDREVVLEIEIEAMQAENHLSSSIHLFDKQGTWVLCSGLKSASYQPGRYLHRYHLPANFLNDGRYTFNIMLVRDATRIEVHIPDAISFFVHETGSGRDDYGGTINGCIRPHLQTESLRLTD; encoded by the coding sequence GTGAGTGCCCCCGTCATCTCCGTCGAAAATCTCGGCAAGGACTACATCCTCACCCACCAGGGAGGGGAGGCTTCCTATCGAACCCTGCGCGAAACCCTCAGCGGCCTGTTCCGCAAACCAGAACCCAAAAATCGGAAATCGGAAATTTTCCAAGCCCTCAACGACGTCTCCTTCGAAGTCCGGCAGGGAGAAGTCCTCGGGATCATCGGAAGAAATGGCGCCGGCAAGAGCACCCTGCTCAAAATACTCTCCCGCATCACCGAACCCACCCGCGGACGTGTCCGCCTGCGGGGAAGAGTGGCTTCCCTCCTCGAAGTCGGCACCGGCTTCCACCCGGAGCTGACCGGGCGGGAAAACATCTTCCTCAACGGCGCCATCCTCGGCATGAACCGGGCGGAAATCCGGAATAAATTCGACGAGATCGTGGCTTTCGCCGAAGTGGAAAAATTCCTCGATACGCCGGTCAAGCATTACTCCAGCGGCATGTATGTGCGCCTGGCCTTCGCCGTCGCCGCCCACCTCGAGCCCGAGATCCTCATCATCGACGAGGTTCTGGCAGTCGGGGACACCCAGTTCCAGAAAAAATGCCTCGGGAAGATGCAGTCTGTCTCCAAAAACGAGGGACGCAGCGTGCTTTTCGTCAGCCACAATCTGGGCATCGTTTCCAATTTGTGTTCGAGGGTGCTGCTCTTGAAAAGCGGTCAATTGGCCCTGCAGGGCCCGCCAGGCCCGGTTATCGCGGAAAGCATCGGAACCATCGCGTCCACAGGGGGCAGGATTTCCTGGGAAAACGACCCCATCGCCACCCGCAGCAATTTATCCATACGCTCTGCGCAAATAGTCTGTGAAGGCAGGACATGCGTCGATGTCCCCATCGACAGGGAAGTGGTATTGGAAATCGAAATCGAGGCCATGCAGGCCGAAAACCATCTTTCCTCCAGCATCCACTTGTTTGACAAGCAGGGCACCTGGGTCCTTTGTTCCGGCCTCAAGAGCGCCAGCTATCAGCCCGGACGATACCTGCACCGATACCATTTGCCGGCCAACTTCCTGAATGACGGCCGCTACACCTTCAACATCATGTTGGTGCGCGACGCCACCCGCATCGAGGTTCATATCCCAGATGCCATTTCTTTTTTTGTTCATGAGACTGGCAGCGGGCGAGACGACTACGGCGGCACGATCAATGGCTGCATCCGCCCCCATCTGCAGACTGAATCCCTTCGCCTGACCGACTGA
- a CDS encoding WcaF family extracellular polysaccharide biosynthesis acetyltransferase, translating to MDLSRYQAADFDRGAPVWKEALWRLCQGFFFQALWPVPSSWRVGLLRWFGARIGARAVIRAGVNISFPWRLEMGDDVWIGEEVMILSLAPVRLGSNVCLSQRSFLCTGWHDRHRETFDLVVKPITIHSGCWVAAAAFVGPGVDMPSGTVLAAGAVLVKSPEKPGMYAGNPARAIGV from the coding sequence ATGGACTTGTCGCGATACCAAGCCGCAGATTTCGACCGAGGTGCCCCTGTTTGGAAAGAAGCCTTGTGGCGGCTTTGCCAGGGATTTTTTTTCCAAGCCCTCTGGCCGGTGCCCTCAAGCTGGCGGGTGGGCTTGCTGCGATGGTTCGGTGCCCGTATTGGTGCGCGGGCTGTGATCCGCGCCGGGGTCAACATATCGTTCCCTTGGAGGTTGGAGATGGGCGACGACGTTTGGATCGGGGAAGAAGTGATGATCCTTTCCCTGGCCCCGGTGCGATTGGGATCGAATGTTTGTCTGTCCCAGCGCTCTTTTCTCTGCACGGGGTGGCACGATCGCCACCGTGAAACCTTCGATCTGGTGGTGAAGCCGATCACGATCCATTCTGGATGCTGGGTGGCGGCGGCGGCTTTTGTTGGTCCCGGGGTGGATATGCCCTCCGGAACCGTTTTGGCGGCCGGAGCGGTCCTGGTGAAGTCGCCGGAAAAACCTGGGATGTATGCCGGCAACCCGGCGCGGGCCATCGGCGTGTGA
- a CDS encoding glycosyltransferase codes for MNVSVILPAHQPHRERLARTLEGLASQSLPIDQWQLLIIDNASQPPLAVDLSRFPGARIIAESRMGLSHARRTGVRASSAEFLVFVDDDNLLAPDYLESALDLMRTNPQVGAAGGASLPEFEAPPPDWSIPHHGLLALRDLGNAFMTATWNGEYPACAPIGAGMVLRRSALGAWLNDSDTSLTDRCGKSLASGGDNDIVLHVLKSGWEVAYSPGLRLTHLIPASRLEPAYLARLHESMQASWMRVLTKHGCNPWFPIPRWTLHLRQWKAYFSCRAWEGPSARISWHGACGHFAGRIPL; via the coding sequence ATGAATGTTTCCGTCATCCTCCCCGCCCACCAACCCCACCGGGAACGCCTGGCCCGCACACTCGAGGGGCTGGCCTCTCAATCCCTGCCAATCGACCAATGGCAGTTGCTGATCATTGACAATGCCTCCCAGCCTCCCCTGGCCGTGGATCTCTCCCGATTCCCAGGAGCGCGCATCATCGCCGAATCCCGAATGGGCCTCTCCCACGCCCGTCGCACCGGCGTGCGGGCCAGCTCCGCCGAGTTCCTCGTTTTTGTCGACGATGACAACCTCCTGGCACCGGACTACCTCGAAAGCGCACTTGATCTCATGCGCACCAATCCCCAGGTCGGTGCCGCTGGTGGAGCATCTCTTCCCGAATTCGAAGCCCCCCCGCCGGACTGGTCCATCCCTCACCACGGGCTGTTGGCCCTGCGCGATCTGGGTAATGCATTCATGACCGCGACCTGGAACGGAGAATATCCGGCTTGCGCCCCCATCGGGGCGGGCATGGTCCTCCGCCGCTCTGCCCTCGGGGCCTGGCTCAACGACAGCGATACTTCCCTTACAGATCGCTGTGGCAAGAGCCTGGCCTCGGGCGGGGACAACGACATTGTTCTTCACGTCCTCAAATCCGGCTGGGAAGTGGCCTACTCCCCGGGACTCCGGCTGACCCACCTGATTCCGGCCTCGCGTCTCGAACCGGCCTATCTTGCCCGGCTCCACGAATCCATGCAGGCTTCCTGGATGCGCGTTCTGACCAAACACGGTTGCAACCCCTGGTTTCCCATCCCGCGCTGGACCCTCCATCTGCGTCAATGGAAGGCCTACTTCAGCTGCCGTGCCTGGGAGGGACCCTCCGCCCGGATTTCTTGGCATGGAGCCTGCGGTCACTTCGCCGGGCGCATCCCCCTATGA
- a CDS encoding glycosyltransferase family 4 protein, translating into MKVAFASTILTYPWGGADSLWTTTAESAAQRGDHLFLALSPLTSAHPRILHLVGRGATIHRRDERLVRGGIKKRLMRWCSTLSTRPAIFSALERFSPDILCLCQGGTFDFLVEPLLIDWLKATQLPYVLICQSNDAAVELNTRDQALAHGCFESAAATIFVSKHNLLLAQQQSGSSIPRAHVVYNPTSHTGLTGLPWPPSPPYRMATVSRIESRDKGLDLLIPALAGALGESAEWHLDIFGQGPDTLSLQKMAHGHGLADRIAFCGHTTDIAALWREHHLLLLPSRLEGCSLAMMEALLCGRPVLATPVGGVDEWIKDRISGFVCRDISANSLTETLKACWDARHQWENMGQEARQHALTLTKPHPCSDVLTLFDQATQNSTRKNL; encoded by the coding sequence ATGAAGGTTGCTTTTGCCTCGACGATACTCACCTACCCATGGGGCGGGGCGGATTCGCTGTGGACCACAACCGCCGAATCCGCCGCCCAGCGTGGGGACCATCTTTTCCTCGCTTTATCCCCCCTGACCTCCGCCCATCCACGTATCCTCCATCTCGTCGGCCGGGGCGCCACCATCCATCGTCGGGACGAACGTCTCGTCAGGGGCGGAATAAAAAAACGCCTCATGCGTTGGTGCTCAACTCTCTCCACCCGTCCGGCGATCTTCAGTGCACTCGAACGATTCTCCCCAGACATACTTTGTCTTTGCCAGGGCGGCACATTCGATTTCCTGGTTGAGCCCTTGTTGATCGACTGGTTGAAAGCAACACAGTTACCTTACGTTCTCATCTGCCAGTCAAACGATGCAGCCGTCGAATTGAATACCAGGGACCAAGCCCTTGCCCATGGATGCTTTGAATCTGCCGCCGCCACGATTTTTGTTTCCAAGCATAATCTACTGCTGGCCCAACAGCAGAGCGGGAGTTCCATTCCGCGTGCCCATGTCGTATACAACCCCACCTCGCATACCGGATTGACCGGGCTTCCCTGGCCCCCATCCCCCCCCTACCGCATGGCCACAGTTTCGCGCATCGAATCCCGGGACAAGGGACTCGATCTCCTGATCCCTGCTTTGGCGGGAGCCCTTGGTGAATCAGCGGAATGGCATCTCGATATTTTCGGCCAGGGCCCGGATACCTTGTCTCTACAAAAAATGGCGCACGGGCACGGGCTGGCCGATCGGATCGCTTTCTGCGGGCACACCACGGATATCGCAGCGCTCTGGCGGGAACACCACCTTTTACTACTGCCGTCGCGTCTTGAAGGCTGTTCCCTGGCCATGATGGAGGCCCTCTTGTGCGGACGTCCGGTTTTGGCCACTCCGGTGGGCGGCGTGGATGAATGGATCAAGGACCGCATCAGCGGCTTTGTCTGCCGCGATATCTCCGCCAATTCGTTGACCGAGACGCTTAAAGCTTGTTGGGATGCTCGCCACCAATGGGAAAACATGGGACAGGAAGCCCGCCAACATGCGCTCACTCTCACAAAGCCCCACCCTTGCTCGGATGTTTTGACTCTATTTGATCAAGCCACCCAGAATTCCACCCGGAAAAATCTTTGA
- a CDS encoding transcription termination/antitermination NusG family protein, whose translation MITLSPPSFRPPSSVDGRCKWWVLHTRPRCEKKLDQWLAQQGLGHYLPLRERIRVYPGKRTAFHHPLFAGYTFGAFSLLQRNAVYGSGHVAAVIEVHDQGRLLAELEAIRLVLASGLGTEDCPYLGVGRRARITTGRLKGLEGVVQRRSGRTKLILSVEILQRSVALEIEPDWLEPFS comes from the coding sequence ATGATCACGCTGTCCCCCCCTTCTTTCCGCCCTCCGTCTTCGGTCGACGGTCGTTGCAAATGGTGGGTTCTGCACACCAGGCCGCGCTGCGAAAAAAAACTAGACCAGTGGTTGGCCCAACAGGGATTGGGGCATTACCTCCCGCTCCGGGAAAGAATACGGGTCTATCCCGGCAAACGCACCGCCTTCCACCACCCCCTTTTCGCGGGCTACACCTTCGGAGCCTTCAGTCTTCTCCAACGCAATGCAGTTTACGGCTCCGGCCACGTGGCCGCGGTGATCGAGGTCCACGACCAGGGCCGCCTGCTAGCCGAGTTGGAAGCCATCCGGCTTGTGCTCGCATCCGGCCTCGGCACGGAGGACTGTCCCTACCTCGGCGTCGGACGCCGCGCCCGCATCACCACCGGTCGGCTCAAGGGCCTCGAAGGCGTGGTCCAGCGCAGGAGCGGACGCACCAAACTGATTTTATCCGTCGAAATCCTGCAGCGTTCCGTGGCTTTGGAAATCGAGCCCGATTGGCTCGAGCCCTTCTCCTAG
- a CDS encoding glycosyltransferase, which yields MKILLLNQYVPPDASPTALLLGDLARILEQEGHEVRLVGSGSSYGVRRRGWGRWLHEGWSLLRMMSAAVSGPKPGAVIVLSSPPCLLLVGVLVARVRGARLLHWVMDVYPETAVALGECGWWAGEVLGGLMGWAYRSCAKVVVLDDDMAQWLEKRHGIQAEVLPPWPPELAASDVSARAVSGRRIWMYSGNLGRAHDWETLVDAQEILEREGKAWDLVIQGGGSGYEEARLEAERRGLKHCRWLPYVPREQLMGTLMEAEVLVATRLPCLRGLLWPSKLAVMQSLPRTILWVGERHGAVARMLSQRGGVGIFSCGQSEEVARWLAGLPGERLPMSGEPIALRRRRLQEQALAVFANALK from the coding sequence GTGAAAATCCTGTTGTTGAACCAATACGTCCCCCCGGACGCATCGCCAACCGCGCTGCTTCTTGGCGACCTGGCCCGTATACTGGAGCAGGAGGGGCACGAGGTCCGTCTCGTCGGAAGCGGATCGAGCTATGGGGTTAGGCGGCGTGGTTGGGGTCGCTGGTTGCATGAAGGGTGGTCCCTGCTGCGCATGATGTCGGCGGCCGTGTCCGGGCCCAAACCCGGGGCTGTCATCGTGCTGAGTTCGCCGCCCTGTCTGTTGTTGGTCGGCGTGTTGGTGGCGCGGGTGCGCGGGGCACGTCTTCTGCATTGGGTGATGGATGTGTATCCGGAAACCGCGGTGGCCCTGGGGGAATGTGGTTGGTGGGCGGGCGAAGTTTTGGGCGGGTTGATGGGATGGGCCTATAGATCTTGTGCCAAGGTGGTGGTGCTGGATGACGACATGGCCCAGTGGTTGGAGAAGAGGCACGGCATCCAAGCCGAGGTGTTGCCGCCCTGGCCTCCGGAACTCGCGGCTTCTGATGTTTCAGCCCGGGCAGTCTCCGGCAGGCGTATATGGATGTATTCAGGCAACTTGGGCCGGGCCCATGATTGGGAAACGTTGGTGGACGCCCAGGAAATCTTGGAAAGAGAAGGAAAGGCCTGGGATTTGGTGATCCAGGGCGGAGGTTCAGGATACGAAGAAGCACGCTTGGAGGCGGAAAGGCGTGGCTTGAAGCATTGTCGCTGGCTGCCCTACGTTCCCAGGGAGCAGTTGATGGGAACATTGATGGAAGCCGAAGTATTGGTGGCCACCCGGCTCCCTTGTCTGAGGGGATTGCTTTGGCCGAGCAAGCTGGCGGTGATGCAATCTTTACCCAGAACCATACTCTGGGTTGGGGAAAGGCATGGGGCCGTGGCCCGGATGTTGAGTCAACGGGGCGGCGTCGGGATTTTTTCCTGCGGCCAAAGCGAAGAAGTCGCCCGGTGGTTGGCTGGATTGCCCGGGGAGCGGCTCCCGATGTCGGGTGAGCCGATTGCTTTGCGCCGCCGCAGATTGCAAGAACAAGCTCTGGCTGTCTTTGCAAACGCATTGAAGTAA
- a CDS encoding ABC transporter permease — protein MSEAKTEVVIEPSRGALHYWADLWRYRELFLILAWRDIAVRYKQTVFGVLWAIIPPVLTMLIMTVVFGRVAGLPSQGDTPYALMVFAGLLPWQLFSSALGSSGNSLVGSAHLISKVYFPRLIIPGAALAVSLIDFCISLAVLAGLMIWFHFLPPLQILALPLLMLLATLAALGPGLLLTALNVTYRDFRFIIPFILQFGLYVSPVAFSNDVVRAKLGETLYLLYALNPMVGVIEGFRWAILGHAIFPIFEVILALVVSLLFVLLGLKVFRATERTFADVI, from the coding sequence ATGTCTGAAGCAAAAACAGAAGTCGTCATTGAGCCCAGTCGGGGCGCCCTGCACTACTGGGCCGACCTCTGGCGTTACCGGGAACTGTTCCTCATCCTCGCATGGAGGGACATTGCCGTGCGCTACAAACAAACGGTTTTCGGCGTGCTCTGGGCCATCATCCCCCCCGTCCTCACCATGCTCATCATGACCGTGGTTTTCGGCCGTGTGGCCGGTCTGCCTAGTCAGGGAGACACCCCTTACGCGCTCATGGTCTTCGCCGGCCTGCTGCCCTGGCAGTTGTTCTCCAGCGCCCTCGGCTCTTCGGGAAACAGCCTCGTCGGCAGTGCCCACCTCATCTCCAAGGTCTATTTTCCCCGCCTCATCATCCCCGGTGCGGCGCTCGCGGTCAGCTTGATCGATTTCTGCATCTCCCTCGCGGTGCTGGCCGGCCTCATGATTTGGTTCCATTTCCTTCCCCCGCTGCAGATTCTCGCCCTCCCTCTCCTCATGCTCCTGGCCACTCTCGCCGCCCTCGGACCCGGCTTGCTCCTGACCGCCCTCAATGTCACCTACCGGGACTTCCGCTTCATCATCCCGTTCATCCTCCAATTCGGGCTTTATGTCTCACCCGTCGCTTTCAGCAACGATGTCGTTCGCGCCAAGTTGGGCGAAACCCTATACCTTCTATATGCCCTGAATCCCATGGTTGGTGTCATCGAGGGCTTCCGTTGGGCCATTCTGGGCCATGCCATCTTCCCCATCTTCGAGGTGATCCTTGCTCTTGTCGTCTCTTTGCTTTTCGTCCTCTTGGGGCTGAAAGTCTTCCGCGCCACCGAGCGCACCTTCGCCGACGTGATATGA
- a CDS encoding glycosyltransferase family A protein produces the protein MNSPLVSILIPCRNAAPWLRACLDSAFAQTWPEKEIILVDDGSTDGSLAIARAYLARGLRLIEGPSRNAAAARNTALHAAKGQWIQFLDADDLLAPDKIERQVRLAAGQPNIRLMSGEWDRFLTNPNEARFRPQPNWKDLDPVEFLSLLFHGGWMMQPGAWLSHRTLLDEAGSWNENITLNDDGEYFARVMLAAGRIYFCPGARIYYRSLPSGSLSSRSDARSLQSLFDATSLIFQNLEKTAGSDTARPIMAAGWKWLAFELYPGAPGLSRRAEDASRALGGSLRPFPAGPTFQALSRLVGWRAAKRIRHLLSNGGRSQIAPPLPCPAPR, from the coding sequence GTGAACTCCCCTCTCGTTTCCATCCTCATCCCCTGCCGCAATGCCGCCCCATGGTTGCGCGCCTGCCTGGACTCCGCCTTCGCCCAAACCTGGCCGGAAAAAGAAATCATCCTTGTCGATGATGGTTCCACCGACGGCAGTCTCGCCATCGCGCGGGCCTATCTTGCCCGCGGACTCAGGCTGATCGAAGGACCCTCGCGCAATGCCGCCGCTGCCCGCAACACCGCCCTCCATGCCGCCAAGGGGCAGTGGATCCAGTTCCTCGATGCCGACGACCTTCTCGCGCCCGACAAAATCGAACGCCAGGTCCGCCTCGCCGCCGGCCAACCCAACATCCGCTTGATGTCCGGGGAATGGGACCGCTTCCTAACCAACCCGAACGAAGCCCGGTTCCGACCCCAGCCCAACTGGAAAGACCTCGATCCCGTAGAATTCCTGTCCCTTCTTTTCCATGGGGGATGGATGATGCAACCGGGCGCCTGGTTGAGCCACCGGACCCTCTTGGACGAAGCAGGAAGCTGGAACGAAAACATCACGCTGAACGACGATGGCGAATATTTTGCCCGCGTGATGCTGGCCGCGGGCCGCATCTATTTCTGCCCGGGCGCCCGCATCTACTATCGCAGCCTGCCGTCGGGCTCCCTGAGCAGCCGCTCGGATGCACGATCCCTTCAATCCCTCTTCGATGCCACCTCCTTGATTTTTCAAAACTTGGAAAAAACCGCGGGTTCCGACACCGCCCGTCCCATCATGGCCGCGGGATGGAAATGGCTTGCCTTCGAACTTTATCCCGGGGCCCCCGGTCTTTCACGCCGTGCCGAGGACGCGAGCCGTGCACTCGGGGGCAGCCTGCGCCCCTTTCCTGCAGGCCCCACCTTCCAAGCACTTTCCCGGCTGGTGGGTTGGCGTGCCGCCAAACGCATCCGCCACCTGTTATCGAACGGCGGGCGCTCCCAGATCGCGCCTCCACTGCCATGCCCCGCCCCCCGTTGA